Proteins from a single region of Caloramator sp. E03:
- a CDS encoding SDR family oxidoreductase: MKTALITGASSGIGLEISKTLIELGFKVYGFGRNFDENKLKDDNFIPVICDLMNTDNLIRIIKDIKSKEEIYVLVNNAGVGYFGPHEELNSRKIHEMVMVNLEVPLILTQQLLRDLKKNEGYIINISSVTAKKISIYGCAYAATKAGLSHFAESLFEEVRKYGVKVVTIHPDITKTNFYRKANFKEGETEDTYIYPSEIAYAVKMVLTQREGLVLNDITIKPQRHRISRK; encoded by the coding sequence ATGAAAACAGCTTTAATAACAGGAGCATCATCGGGAATAGGTCTTGAAATAAGTAAAACTTTAATTGAATTAGGTTTTAAAGTTTATGGATTTGGGAGAAATTTTGATGAGAATAAACTAAAGGATGATAATTTTATTCCTGTAATTTGTGATTTGATGAATACTGATAATTTGATACGAATTATAAAGGATATAAAAAGCAAGGAAGAGATATATGTTTTAGTAAATAATGCAGGGGTTGGATATTTTGGTCCTCATGAAGAGTTAAACAGCAGAAAGATACACGAGATGGTTATGGTAAATTTGGAAGTGCCTTTAATATTAACTCAGCAGCTTCTTAGAGATTTAAAGAAGAATGAGGGATATATTATAAATATTTCATCGGTTACAGCAAAAAAGATAAGCATATACGGGTGTGCCTATGCAGCTACCAAGGCAGGGCTTTCTCATTTTGCAGAAAGCTTATTTGAAGAAGTTAGAAAATATGGAGTTAAGGTTGTAACTATACATCCTGACATTACTAAAACTAACTTTTATAGGAAAGCAAATTTTAAAGAAGGAGAAACTGAAGATACATATATATATCCATCAGAAATTGCTTATGCTGTTAAAATGGTTTTGACTCAAAGGGAAGGCTTAGTATTAAATGATATTACCATAAAACCTCAAAGACACAGGATAAGCAGAAAATAG
- a CDS encoding methyl-accepting chemotaxis protein — protein MKKDLFSSKKTKLTRKESFRLSDLFKASLRIKLIAGFVSIVILMGATAAGSYFTLTSKIKELNRMIETTVYINQLSDISSVVPQVVYNYFMDRKVENEKKAFEAIEKLKNELKVLDGYIKDDEGRKILYTLGKMLESYEEQVNKSFSSIKENKFSEALKANEEVKKIDGFLKNQFQVLISTELKNQHTLKKELDKTISYTGGILIGAIILFGLISIFVAIFLSYNITNAISKVANSAKNIADGNLGVEKINVKSKDEIYVLAEAFNKMNENLRELIGEISKESDELTRCAELLKGNTNQSSKVNEQIASSMQQVSDGIEKLDNECRNAAEAIERLRDGVSKVYKDSNGVLKSSENASKAANLGNEKMNGLINQIMVIENKISYTKTITDTLKQRSSNIENVLGTISEVASQTNLLALNAAIEAARAGEAGRGFAVVADEVRKLAESTLEAAKEITSILKEIQNEAEQVADNMVSGVNEVKSGRAYAEDAMKAFVDIVSTNDDVHKKVTDINGQMEDMAKAVEKVNELSNLIIKTVNISLTETQEVATAVEEQTAGQEEILSSATMLSNMAENLKRMVDRFVL, from the coding sequence ATGAAGAAAGATTTATTTTCATCTAAAAAAACTAAATTAACTAGAAAGGAATCATTTAGATTATCTGATTTATTTAAAGCTTCTTTAAGGATTAAGCTGATTGCAGGGTTTGTTTCTATTGTTATTTTAATGGGTGCAACTGCAGCAGGTTCTTATTTTACATTAACAAGTAAGATAAAGGAACTTAACAGAATGATTGAAACTACTGTCTACATTAATCAGCTGTCTGACATATCATCTGTGGTTCCTCAGGTAGTTTATAACTACTTTATGGATAGAAAGGTTGAAAATGAGAAAAAAGCCTTTGAAGCAATAGAAAAGCTTAAAAATGAGCTTAAAGTATTAGATGGTTACATAAAAGATGATGAAGGTAGGAAGATACTTTATACTTTAGGAAAGATGCTTGAATCTTATGAAGAGCAAGTGAATAAATCCTTCAGTAGTATAAAAGAAAATAAATTCAGTGAGGCGCTTAAGGCAAATGAAGAAGTAAAAAAGATAGATGGATTTTTAAAAAATCAATTTCAAGTACTTATATCAACGGAGTTAAAAAATCAGCATACTTTAAAAAAAGAACTTGATAAAACTATTTCCTATACTGGTGGTATACTTATTGGTGCAATAATATTATTTGGTCTTATAAGCATTTTTGTAGCAATTTTTCTCTCATATAATATTACAAATGCAATTTCAAAGGTTGCAAATTCTGCAAAGAATATAGCAGATGGTAATTTAGGTGTTGAAAAAATTAATGTGAAATCAAAAGATGAGATATATGTTCTTGCTGAGGCGTTTAATAAAATGAACGAGAATTTAAGGGAACTTATTGGTGAAATAAGTAAAGAGAGTGATGAGCTTACAAGATGTGCTGAATTGTTAAAAGGAAATACAAATCAGAGCTCAAAGGTAAATGAACAAATTGCATCTTCTATGCAACAGGTTTCCGATGGTATAGAAAAACTTGATAATGAATGCCGTAATGCTGCAGAAGCAATAGAAAGGTTAAGAGATGGAGTTTCCAAGGTATATAAAGATTCAAATGGTGTTTTAAAATCCTCTGAAAATGCTTCAAAAGCAGCAAATCTTGGTAACGAAAAAATGAATGGACTTATAAATCAGATAATGGTAATTGAAAATAAAATATCATATACAAAGACAATAACGGATACTTTAAAACAAAGATCAAGCAATATAGAAAATGTTCTTGGAACCATATCAGAGGTTGCATCTCAGACAAACCTTCTTGCACTTAATGCAGCAATAGAGGCAGCCCGTGCAGGAGAGGCAGGGCGTGGTTTTGCTGTTGTGGCAGATGAAGTTAGGAAGCTTGCTGAAAGTACATTAGAGGCAGCAAAAGAGATAACTTCAATTTTAAAAGAAATTCAAAACGAAGCTGAGCAGGTTGCTGATAATATGGTTTCAGGAGTTAATGAGGTTAAATCAGGAAGGGCTTATGCTGAAGATGCTATGAAAGCCTTTGTAGATATTGTTTCAACTAATGATGATGTACATAAAAAGGTTACAGATATTAATGGACAAATGGAGGACATGGCTAAAGCAGTTGAAAAAGTAAATGAGCTTAGTAACTTAATAATTAAAACTGTAAATATTTCCTTAACTGAAACACAAGAAGTTGCAACTGCAGTGGAAGAACAGACAGCAGGTCAGGAAGAAATACTATCATCAGCAACAATGCTTTCAAATATGGCGGAAAATCTAAAAAGAATGGTGGACAGGTTTGTATTATAA
- a CDS encoding zinc ribbon domain-containing protein, which yields MFFIGIFGIETKQEEIKDVQNVICKGCGSLTSYRLIKTYNLFHFFFIPIIKWSKRYFLISRCCNSAFEILPEKGEQLERGMDIPLNDDDLKPLYNEYSYNLCPNCKREVDLNFMYCPFCGTKLR from the coding sequence ATGTTTTTTATTGGAATTTTTGGAATAGAAACAAAACAAGAAGAAATAAAAGATGTTCAAAACGTTATATGTAAAGGCTGTGGCTCTTTAACTTCTTATAGGCTAATAAAAACATATAACCTTTTTCACTTTTTCTTTATACCTATTATAAAATGGAGTAAAAGATATTTTTTAATATCAAGATGCTGCAATTCAGCCTTTGAAATATTACCGGAAAAAGGAGAACAACTTGAAAGGGGAATGGATATACCCCTTAATGATGATGACTTAAAACCTTTATACAATGAATATTCATATAACCTTTGCCCAAACTGCAAAAGAGAAGTCGATTTAAATTTCATGTACTGTCCATTTTGTGGAACTAAGTTAAGATGA
- a CDS encoding PD-(D/E)XK nuclease family protein yields the protein MKEIYFNKLLEESREYLIEECIKILNSGKKVIYIAPSREAIFDVRNRLIKKYGGIMNTFVGGFDDLEWEISKNYIDFSRVIDESAIFIILENICKRYHDSFIFFSKVLNKEGFIQSAYNIIKRLKRFNITVNGFKNILDEINNKEENKILYKKCYDIYTLYNLYQQSLKELDYYDVDDISFIAAESALKYEGFKDVGIFIIDGYIYIDPINIELIKNITDKNNSIRYICNIPFKTKANEDFIKREIINNLTKLQFEIIDTKFNKVLISKGIEEISLNIFNNHNKFIDKIDEIRIINAPCIEDEVRQVSRIVKELVVNNSIQPSNIALVTNSRDEYEGAILDIFNEMGIPVNCGYHINLTMHPFFRELISLLKQKNQELEDINLDNFYFSKEEAENILCRLKSVPNNNSISNYLDVLEEIIKSIDYKTRLKAFYGDRKIDSDVYIRDIKAYVSIISFIKKIKNLYNTLKFQDIIISYDDFLKYIKAAAINETITIKRPDAMGVKILDPDLLRAVRYDFVFILGLNDGIYPKPSAKGGIFTIEEREILKKYGLYINCHSFELEREKIRFVLTCSCAEKGLYLSYRTADEDGSYMIKSSFLEEIEGMLTKEALLNISSDKRYMRDRFNVSLDKIYSNKEAKAAIQILKWQSIIENVQDLFEEFNEELWYNDYSTRVERQRYIDSNLNIFNGTVKVPIKQNHKDYLFSASQINNFVKCPFKYFIENVLGIRISDDEYNPKSIGLIYHRILKAYYESSTDIYTFNEGLLKDCIDKVIDNTSYLNIEKILMDAKKEEIENVLCDFLKKDAEYLNNYKKATNCFLKPIYFEKNFKEYEALKPFNVVANVDRVDVEFDKDKPTGRFIVYDYKKSSVPDIKNILCGEDFQLGIYYYCVLNFLTKEFGISNPECVGLIYYSIEDKKRDGLIVEEYKKAINSRKKDTVSKENFKYILDFIKDQAIIIIEKITKKEFKMPIACPENAYEFKCGYKGICRYENFKDAMMEVSK from the coding sequence ATGAAAGAGATATATTTTAATAAATTATTAGAGGAATCAAGGGAATACCTTATAGAAGAATGTATTAAAATATTAAACTCTGGGAAAAAAGTAATATACATTGCTCCTTCAAGGGAAGCTATATTTGATGTTAGAAATAGGCTTATTAAAAAATACGGTGGAATAATGAATACCTTTGTCGGAGGATTTGATGATCTTGAATGGGAGATTTCAAAAAATTATATAGATTTTTCAAGGGTTATAGATGAGTCTGCGATATTTATTATATTAGAAAATATTTGTAAAAGGTACCATGATTCTTTTATATTTTTCTCAAAGGTTTTAAATAAGGAAGGTTTTATACAGTCTGCTTATAATATTATAAAGCGATTAAAAAGATTCAATATAACTGTAAATGGTTTTAAAAATATATTAGATGAAATTAATAATAAGGAAGAAAATAAAATACTTTATAAAAAATGCTATGATATATACACTCTTTATAATTTATATCAGCAAAGTTTAAAAGAGCTTGATTATTACGATGTAGATGATATTTCTTTTATAGCAGCAGAAAGTGCTTTAAAGTACGAAGGATTTAAAGATGTTGGAATCTTTATTATAGATGGATATATATATATAGATCCAATAAACATTGAGCTTATAAAAAATATCACTGATAAAAATAATAGTATAAGGTATATCTGCAACATTCCTTTTAAAACAAAGGCCAATGAAGATTTTATAAAAAGGGAAATTATAAATAATCTTACTAAATTGCAGTTTGAAATTATTGATACAAAATTTAATAAGGTTTTAATTTCTAAAGGAATAGAAGAAATATCTTTAAACATTTTTAATAATCATAATAAGTTTATAGATAAAATAGATGAAATAAGAATTATTAATGCACCTTGTATTGAAGATGAAGTTAGACAAGTATCAAGAATAGTCAAAGAATTAGTTGTAAATAATTCTATTCAACCTTCGAATATTGCATTAGTTACAAATTCAAGGGATGAATATGAAGGTGCTATATTGGATATATTTAACGAAATGGGTATTCCAGTAAACTGTGGATATCATATTAATCTTACTATGCATCCATTTTTTAGAGAGTTAATTTCTTTACTAAAGCAAAAAAACCAAGAATTAGAAGATATAAATCTTGATAATTTCTATTTTTCAAAGGAAGAGGCAGAAAATATTTTATGTAGATTAAAATCTGTTCCAAATAATAATAGCATAAGTAATTATTTAGATGTATTAGAAGAAATAATCAAAAGTATAGATTATAAAACAAGGCTTAAAGCATTTTATGGGGATAGGAAAATAGACTCTGATGTTTATATTAGAGATATAAAGGCTTATGTTTCAATAATAAGCTTCATTAAAAAGATTAAAAATTTATATAATACCTTAAAATTCCAAGATATAATAATCAGCTATGATGATTTTTTAAAATATATTAAGGCCGCCGCAATTAATGAAACCATAACTATTAAAAGACCGGATGCTATGGGTGTTAAGATATTAGATCCTGATCTTTTAAGGGCTGTAAGGTACGATTTTGTATTTATTTTAGGATTAAACGACGGTATTTATCCAAAGCCTTCTGCAAAAGGAGGAATATTTACAATTGAAGAGAGGGAGATATTAAAAAAATATGGACTTTATATTAATTGCCACTCATTTGAACTTGAAAGGGAAAAGATAAGGTTTGTATTAACATGCTCCTGTGCTGAAAAGGGACTGTATTTAAGCTATAGAACGGCAGATGAAGATGGCTCTTATATGATAAAGTCATCTTTTCTTGAGGAAATAGAAGGAATGCTAACAAAAGAAGCACTTTTAAATATATCTTCAGATAAGAGGTATATGAGAGATAGGTTTAATGTGTCACTTGACAAGATTTATAGCAATAAAGAGGCAAAAGCAGCAATTCAAATTCTAAAGTGGCAAAGTATTATTGAAAACGTTCAGGATTTATTTGAAGAATTTAATGAAGAATTATGGTATAACGATTATAGCACGAGGGTAGAAAGGCAAAGGTATATAGACAGTAATTTAAATATATTCAACGGTACAGTAAAGGTTCCCATTAAACAGAACCATAAGGACTATCTATTTAGTGCATCTCAGATTAATAATTTTGTAAAATGTCCTTTTAAGTATTTTATAGAAAATGTATTAGGTATTAGAATATCTGATGATGAATATAATCCTAAAAGCATTGGCCTTATATATCATAGAATATTAAAAGCCTATTATGAAAGCAGTACAGATATCTACACATTTAACGAAGGGCTTTTAAAGGATTGCATAGACAAAGTAATAGATAATACATCATATTTAAATATTGAAAAAATTTTAATGGATGCAAAGAAAGAAGAAATAGAAAATGTTTTATGCGATTTTCTAAAAAAAGATGCTGAGTATCTTAATAACTATAAAAAAGCAACAAATTGTTTTTTAAAGCCTATATATTTTGAAAAAAACTTCAAGGAATATGAGGCTTTGAAACCATTTAATGTTGTTGCTAATGTAGATAGGGTTGATGTTGAATTTGATAAAGATAAACCGACAGGGAGATTTATAGTATATGATTATAAGAAGAGTTCTGTACCAGATATTAAAAATATATTATGCGGAGAAGATTTTCAGCTTGGTATATATTATTACTGTGTTTTAAACTTTTTAACTAAAGAATTTGGTATTTCTAATCCAGAATGTGTGGGGCTTATATATTATAGTATTGAAGATAAAAAAAGGGATGGATTAATAGTAGAGGAATATAAAAAGGCAATAAATAGCAGAAAGAAAGATACAGTTTCAAAGGAAAACTTTAAATATATTCTTGATTTCATAAAAGACCAGGCGATTATAATTATTGAAAAAATAACAAAAAAGGAATTTAAAATGCCAATAGCTTGTCCGGAGAATGCTTATGAATTTAAGTGTGGTTATAAAGGAATTTGTAGGTATGAAAATTTTAAAGATGCTATGATGGAGGTGTCAAAATGA
- a CDS encoding UvrD-helicase domain-containing protein: MIEKDILDQYEVNEEQFYAIDITKNIAVNAGAGSGKTRVLTARYLRLLKEGAADSVDNIVAITFTEKAALEMKERIRKLIDIEIQKSSDINLKNKWKKIKEDMENSHISTIHSFCDGIIRENYNLLGIDPNYSIIEDVDKGTVLDRITIEAINDIIYDENFSEALKYLIELYDTDFIVAGGLKDCLLSCYFKIKECGYDIEKAKEISKDVLNDFPGVDSIKDKISTLQQTIFAMIQKIHESYEKFKLEEGYLDFNDLEIYALKLLRNKEVSLYYKKRFKYFLVDEFQDINEIQKNIIYNLVCDDNNIEERKIFIVGDHKQSIYGFRGTDYKIFKEVSEKIKKNGEERFLSTCFRSQPNIINAVNEIFVHLLTPYESLKPSDENKNIEGKKVELISYIKQGSKCDDYWKDNKELLKKGSKEQVLEFLQNLIDNTKGELKFDIEAKILAKRIKKLTKEGFNYKDIAVLLRSRTNLSNFEDEFIKNDIPYCVLGGLGFFEKQEIIDIMNLYKILFDEKDYLSLFAVLRSPIFSISDSLIVIIIEKIINGIDIYTALSSIDCKDEENCIKRAALIINKLKNERYFYNAYDLLKRIIKETNYDEILLSQPNGFQKFRNLEKLLNIALEFVNKDIYSSKEFPAYIRVLENYSESSEALLDTEDSDAVKILTIHASKGLEFKAVIVPCMSKDLTYNIIYNKPKIYFDNNLGIVFLMKNDKNEYKPEANPIYNEFYKKACEREIEDSKRLLYVAATRAKEYLGFLGYEIDVKDNDILNSFMKQIKYGLKMCSKEDLIEKIDGKLLIDEKYDDESALKENKITVCDSYKKMLRWNYDIIPSIQSSISRYLLYKECNRKYFFQYIAGIKDTGNILKGLDLHEDINYKLDDNTDISASVKGTIIHRILEKMQNNKSCFDIEHEAEKIIKEFLDSNDFGFETVKFNIKKYIEGYFKIESSINNSLKKVKVETELSFRYPVLENSSIYINGVIDRIDIFKDKDSYKAYIIDYKSNRIDNIKRLNELAEYYKYQLMIYKRAVERLYRIDNRNVEVIGNYLYFLDCGEYRFFDFKDDEINLFLKEFSDAFSYIGTYDKLEDYSCNMSTHCENCDFNYICI, from the coding sequence ATGATTGAAAAGGATATTTTAGATCAGTATGAAGTTAATGAAGAACAGTTTTATGCAATAGATATAACAAAAAATATTGCTGTTAATGCAGGAGCTGGCTCTGGCAAAACAAGAGTTTTAACTGCAAGGTATTTAAGGCTTTTAAAGGAAGGTGCTGCTGATAGTGTTGATAATATTGTTGCAATAACTTTTACAGAGAAAGCTGCCCTTGAAATGAAAGAGAGGATTAGAAAGCTTATTGATATAGAAATACAAAAAAGCAGCGATATTAATTTAAAAAATAAATGGAAAAAAATCAAAGAGGATATGGAAAACTCTCATATAAGCACCATACACAGCTTTTGTGACGGTATAATAAGGGAAAATTACAATTTGTTAGGAATTGATCCTAATTACTCGATTATTGAAGATGTGGACAAGGGAACTGTTTTAGATAGGATAACTATAGAAGCTATAAATGATATTATATATGATGAAAATTTTTCTGAGGCTTTAAAATATCTTATAGAACTTTATGATACAGATTTTATAGTAGCAGGAGGATTAAAAGATTGCCTTTTATCCTGCTATTTTAAGATAAAAGAATGTGGATATGATATTGAAAAGGCAAAGGAAATAAGCAAAGATGTTTTAAATGATTTTCCAGGGGTAGATTCTATAAAGGACAAAATAAGTACTCTTCAACAAACTATATTTGCTATGATACAAAAAATACATGAAAGTTATGAAAAGTTTAAATTGGAGGAAGGCTATCTTGACTTTAATGACCTTGAAATATACGCTTTGAAACTTCTAAGGAATAAGGAAGTATCCTTATACTATAAAAAAAGGTTTAAGTATTTTCTTGTTGATGAATTTCAAGATATCAATGAAATACAAAAGAATATTATATATAACCTTGTATGTGATGATAATAATATCGAAGAAAGGAAAATTTTTATAGTAGGAGATCATAAGCAGTCTATATATGGATTTAGAGGAACAGATTATAAAATATTTAAGGAAGTTAGTGAAAAAATAAAAAAGAACGGTGAAGAAAGGTTTCTTTCTACATGCTTTAGAAGTCAGCCTAATATTATAAATGCTGTAAATGAGATATTTGTTCATCTATTAACTCCTTATGAAAGCTTAAAACCTTCAGATGAAAACAAAAATATAGAAGGTAAAAAGGTTGAACTTATATCTTACATTAAGCAGGGCTCAAAATGCGATGATTATTGGAAGGATAACAAGGAACTTTTGAAAAAAGGAAGTAAAGAGCAGGTTTTAGAATTTCTTCAAAATTTAATTGATAATACTAAAGGTGAGCTAAAATTTGATATTGAAGCAAAGATACTTGCAAAAAGGATAAAAAAGCTTACTAAAGAAGGATTTAATTACAAGGATATAGCAGTTCTTTTAAGAAGTAGAACTAACCTTTCAAATTTTGAAGATGAATTTATAAAAAATGATATACCATACTGCGTTTTAGGTGGATTGGGATTTTTTGAAAAGCAGGAAATAATAGATATAATGAATCTATATAAAATTCTGTTTGACGAAAAAGATTACTTATCTCTCTTTGCAGTTTTACGTTCACCTATATTTTCAATATCAGACTCTTTAATAGTTATAATAATTGAAAAGATAATAAATGGTATAGATATATATACTGCTTTATCTTCAATTGATTGTAAAGATGAGGAAAATTGTATTAAAAGAGCAGCCTTAATAATAAATAAACTTAAAAATGAAAGATATTTTTATAATGCTTATGACTTATTAAAAAGGATAATAAAAGAAACTAATTACGATGAGATATTATTAAGTCAACCTAATGGATTTCAAAAGTTTAGGAATTTAGAAAAGCTGCTTAACATAGCATTAGAATTTGTTAATAAGGATATATATTCTTCAAAGGAATTCCCAGCTTATATAAGAGTTCTTGAAAATTATTCAGAGAGCAGTGAAGCTTTGCTTGATACTGAGGATAGTGATGCAGTAAAGATACTTACAATACATGCCTCAAAGGGGCTTGAATTTAAAGCTGTTATAGTTCCGTGTATGTCTAAAGACTTAACCTATAATATTATCTATAACAAACCTAAAATATATTTTGACAATAATTTGGGAATTGTATTTTTAATGAAAAATGATAAAAATGAGTATAAACCGGAGGCAAACCCTATTTATAATGAGTTTTACAAAAAAGCCTGTGAAAGGGAAATAGAGGATTCAAAGAGGCTGCTTTATGTTGCAGCAACAAGGGCAAAGGAATATCTTGGATTTTTAGGCTATGAGATAGATGTTAAAGATAATGATATTCTTAATAGCTTTATGAAACAGATAAAATATGGACTTAAAATGTGTAGTAAAGAAGATTTAATTGAAAAAATAGATGGTAAATTGCTTATTGATGAAAAATACGATGATGAATCAGCTTTAAAAGAAAATAAAATTACAGTTTGTGATAGTTATAAAAAAATGCTAAGGTGGAATTATGATATAATTCCCTCAATCCAGTCAAGTATAAGTAGATACCTATTATATAAGGAATGTAATAGAAAATATTTTTTTCAATACATAGCAGGTATAAAAGATACGGGGAACATTTTAAAGGGTTTAGATTTGCATGAAGATATAAATTATAAATTAGATGATAATACTGATATTTCTGCTTCAGTAAAAGGTACTATTATACACAGAATATTGGAAAAAATGCAAAATAATAAAAGTTGTTTTGATATAGAGCATGAAGCTGAAAAGATAATTAAGGAATTTTTAGATTCCAATGATTTTGGGTTTGAAACAGTAAAATTCAATATAAAAAAATATATTGAAGGATATTTTAAAATAGAATCCTCAATAAATAATAGCTTAAAAAAGGTTAAAGTTGAAACAGAGCTTTCTTTTAGATATCCGGTGCTTGAAAATAGTAGCATATACATAAATGGTGTAATTGACAGGATTGACATTTTTAAAGATAAGGATAGTTATAAAGCATATATAATAGATTATAAGAGTAATCGTATAGATAATATAAAAAGACTTAATGAGCTTGCAGAATATTATAAATACCAGCTTATGATATACAAAAGGGCTGTTGAAAGACTATACAGGATTGATAATAGAAATGTTGAAGTTATAGGAAATTATTTATATTTTCTTGATTGTGGTGAGTATCGCTTCTTTGATTTTAAAGACGACGAAATTAATTTGTTTTTAAAAGAATTTAGTGATGCTTTTAGCTATATTGGAACTTATGATAAACTTGAGGATTATAGTTGCAATATGAGTACACATTGTGAAAATTGTGATTTTAATTATATATGTATTTAA
- a CDS encoding glycerol-3-phosphate responsive antiterminator, with product MRNMIEIIEDNPIIAAVRNLEELDKAINSSACIIFMLCGSIFNIKDIIDKIKKEGKYVFVHIDLVEGLGKDSVAVEFLKGVGTDGIITTKPSLIKDAKACGMYVVQRLFMLDSRSLETGIKSVIEDKPNAIEIMPAATAKVIKRIHEKIKIPVIAGGLVLEKSDVIYALSCGAVAVSTSQASLWDE from the coding sequence ATGAGAAATATGATTGAAATAATAGAGGACAATCCTATAATAGCAGCTGTAAGAAACCTAGAGGAACTTGATAAGGCTATAAACAGCAGTGCGTGTATAATTTTTATGCTCTGTGGAAGTATTTTTAACATAAAGGATATAATTGATAAGATAAAAAAGGAAGGTAAGTATGTGTTTGTTCATATAGATTTGGTAGAAGGTCTTGGGAAGGATAGTGTAGCAGTTGAATTTTTAAAAGGGGTAGGGACAGATGGGATTATAACTACAAAACCATCCCTTATTAAGGATGCTAAAGCTTGTGGTATGTATGTTGTACAAAGGCTTTTTATGTTAGATTCCAGATCCCTTGAAACAGGAATAAAAAGTGTTATAGAAGATAAACCAAACGCAATAGAAATAATGCCAGCAGCGACAGCAAAGGTTATTAAAAGAATACATGAAAAAATAAAAATACCTGTTATTGCAGGAGGACTTGTTTTAGAAAAAAGTGATGTAATATATGCTTTATCCTGTGGAGCAGTTGCAGTATCTACTTCTCAAGCTTCACTTTGGGATGAATAA
- the tsaD gene encoding tRNA (adenosine(37)-N6)-threonylcarbamoyltransferase complex transferase subunit TsaD codes for MNIKVLGIETSCDETSAAIILNGREVLSNVISTQIDIHKKFGGVVPEIASRKHVEAICNVVNQAMDDANMSFDDIDVIAATYGPGLVGALLVGLSYAKGLSISLNKPFVGVNHIEGHINANFIAHKDLMPPFVCLVVSGGHTHLVHVKDFGDYEIIGRTRDDAAGEAYDKVARAIGLGYPGGPLIDKLSKEGDKNAIDFPRAYLEEDSFDFSFSGLKSAVLNYLNKMNMQGIEINKADVAASFQQSVVEILVEKSIKAVKNKGLDTLCIAGGVASNSELRHQMGKKCKKEGIRLLYPPSILCTDNAAMIACAGYYDYLKYGPSKLSLNAIASLKIGERCE; via the coding sequence ATGAATATTAAAGTACTTGGAATTGAAACAAGTTGTGATGAAACTTCAGCAGCAATAATTTTAAATGGAAGGGAAGTACTTTCAAATGTCATTTCTACACAGATAGATATACATAAAAAGTTTGGAGGGGTTGTACCTGAAATTGCATCAAGAAAGCATGTTGAGGCTATATGTAATGTTGTAAATCAAGCTATGGATGATGCAAACATGTCTTTTGACGATATAGATGTTATTGCAGCAACTTATGGACCAGGGCTTGTTGGAGCACTTTTGGTTGGACTTTCTTATGCAAAGGGGCTCTCTATATCGTTAAATAAGCCTTTTGTAGGCGTTAATCATATTGAAGGACATATAAACGCAAACTTTATAGCACATAAAGACTTAATGCCTCCATTTGTTTGCCTTGTAGTATCAGGAGGGCATACTCATCTTGTGCATGTAAAGGATTTTGGTGATTATGAAATAATAGGGCGTACAAGAGATGATGCTGCAGGAGAGGCTTATGATAAAGTAGCAAGAGCAATAGGACTTGGATACCCTGGAGGTCCTCTTATAGATAAGCTTTCAAAGGAAGGAGATAAAAATGCGATAGATTTTCCAAGGGCATATCTTGAAGAGGATAGCTTTGATTTTTCTTTTAGTGGGCTTAAATCAGCAGTTTTAAATTATCTTAACAAGATGAATATGCAGGGAATTGAAATAAATAAGGCGGATGTTGCTGCAAGTTTTCAACAATCAGTAGTTGAAATTCTTGTTGAAAAATCAATAAAAGCTGTAAAAAATAAAGGATTAGACACTTTATGTATAGCAGGAGGTGTTGCTTCAAACAGCGAATTAAGGCATCAAATGGGAAAAAAGTGCAAAAAAGAGGGAATAAGACTTTTATACCCACCTTCAATTTTATGCACTGACAATGCTGCTATGATAGCCTGTGCAGGGTACTATGATTATTTAAAATACGGTCCTTCAAAGCTTTCACTTAATGCAATAGCATCTTTAAAAATAGGAGAAAGATGTGAATAA